Part of the Candidatus Atribacteria bacterium ADurb.Bin276 genome is shown below.
CTGGAAGAATTGTTTAAAATATTCCATCTGAATAAAATCATCAGTTCCGAAAAATATACCAATCTTCACCAGATATCCAGGAAAGACTTCGTTACTTTGATGGTCCAAATAAACGGTATTCAACTCTACGTCCCAACATTAAAAGACTTTCAAAATAAAAAATCTTATTCTTATGGGAATTGTGTCGATCTTCAGTGGACTGATCCTGCCAGTAGATATGTAGAAACTCTCATTCATTTGGGAATCATCGATCCGGAAATGAAGGAAGAAAATTATTACTTTTATCCTGATAAACCCATCACCAGAAAAGAAGCTGCATTTTGGTTATATTGTTTACTTGACTTTGAACACCTTAAAAAAGATCGAATCCTTCCCTCAGATATAAGTCATTTAGATCGTCCTTACCAAACTGCCATAAAGATAACATACCAAGCTGGCATTTTTGATGGAATTTTATCTGATGATACCTTTTTACCCGATCAAACCCTCACCGGTAAAGAAGCTCTTCATATTTTGGAACAGTCCCAGCAAGCAGGAAAACGAATACACCCTTGGGATTAAAACTTAATCAAGAAGTTGATATCCACCAACAATCATATTTTTAAAGAGCAATAAACATTTGATGCTTCTTTCATCAAATGTTTATTGCTCTTTTTTATAGATGATATCAAAATTAGCTTCACCGCATTGAATTGGATTAAACACCCAATCTTTGACCCAGTTTTTCATCAAATGGATTTCTATGGGTTGAAATAAGGGTATTCCCAGGGCATGCTTATAAGCATCGATTTGAATATTTTCATACAATTTTTGCCGGGATTCTGGATTGGTTTCAATAAGTGCAGCATCAATCTGGTGATTCAAATTATTCTTAGCAAATTCAGCAAAACCCTCGCCTTGAGCTCCTCCAATTGCTCCATTACTGTGATAGTGACTAAAGATTAAGTTATGGGGGTCGGGATAATCAGCAATCCAGCTAATTACAATTGCAGGTAACTGACCTAATTTGAAAGAATCCAGAAAACTTGGCCATTGTATTCCCTGGATTTGTATTTTAAATCGAGGATTTAAAGATTCGATGTTTTCCTTTAGTATTTCACAGGCAGTCTGGAATACTTCATTTCCGGTATCATAAGCCAAGGTTACTTGAAAACCCTTATCCCAAATCTTGCCACCCCAAGCTTTTTGAAATTCTTCTTTGGCTTTTATCAAATCATATTCATACCGAGGAAGCTGGTCATTGTATCCCAATAAATCAGAAGGAAGAACTGATGCAATTCTTTTCCCATAACCTTGCAGAACGTCATTAATCATGGCCTCATAATCAAAAGCATAGCAGAAAGCCCGTCGGCAATTTTCATCAGTGAAAAAGTCAGGAGGTATTCCATTCCCATCCAATTGGGCGCTCCCTAAAAAGGGACTGGTTTT
Proteins encoded:
- a CDS encoding hypothetical protein (S-layer homology domain) — protein: MVQINGIQLYVPTLKDFQNKKSYSYGNCVDLQWTDPASRYVETLIHLGIIDPEMKEENYYFYPDKPITRKEAAFWLYCLLDFEHLKKDRILPSDISHLDRPYQTAIKITYQAGIFDGILSDDTFLPDQTLTGKEALHILEQSQQAGKRIHPWD